One region of Chlorobiota bacterium genomic DNA includes:
- a CDS encoding CHASE2 domain-containing protein — MSLRQTFRMDARRWGLILAAAVGVAIFSQYSQDLPQFDVVEVAMNDQNFTDLVLQTRGELPIDTNIRVLTYDRTLFDSTDRVDRALLATRLAAVLDLKPAIVAVDFLLEDERPESPDGDAMLAALIEAHPNLMFGIFYEDSLKRFRIPPPLFKLNGAQLGCINLQPDDDKTIRTYTVLWGQADSVKFESFDVKIARAIDSNAAAVATSFSQKTFVIDYAGGIGEESEGDNGGGKQIFPTIPLEAVFAAAMQGESSAVEAFRQQLAGKAVLVGYADIRNSQITSIVDRFFTPLKNGKNALPDMHGVGIHANIVNTMLQGRVVEVVAPYVNIMVGIAIATVFLLLRSRVSNVRRPTLRTISQYSLFFLFLFLAVLLPVLAFRYTTYKFSIYTPFTAVLLAIPTFELLQKGIELSRDISRRRRAKKIRLGWLREQLFDILQAGPVEQQYMQALHFLRLQFHLACAALFHEAVEQGTITFPSLTIASPTPQRMFAGIRGQQAQLQSAGADARHGAAIIEMMAHYPRIVQELRLSRSFYIALNEVRRQTAAGAATAADPSDGSVANAPPTGEETSAADYIDLALTALTGEGGSRKNFETLYAEIEQFAAKAEVTLMEEARDYQSLLEHGPIFYPYTISCRCRLHGTDELFIYFNEQEDTNERDDYFDLVYGGRTIRCQPAQHPGLTEVRNYRLRIQSDG; from the coding sequence GTGTCACTGCGCCAAACATTTCGGATGGATGCTCGCCGCTGGGGGCTGATTCTGGCGGCGGCGGTGGGGGTTGCCATCTTCTCCCAATACTCCCAGGACCTGCCACAATTCGACGTGGTCGAGGTGGCGATGAACGACCAGAATTTCACCGATCTGGTGCTGCAAACCCGTGGCGAGCTTCCGATTGACACCAACATCCGGGTCCTGACCTACGACCGCACGCTGTTCGACAGCACCGACCGTGTGGACCGCGCACTTCTTGCAACCCGGCTTGCCGCAGTGCTGGATTTAAAGCCCGCAATCGTTGCCGTTGATTTTTTGCTGGAAGATGAACGCCCCGAATCCCCCGACGGCGACGCAATGTTGGCCGCATTGATCGAGGCGCACCCCAACCTGATGTTCGGCATCTTCTACGAGGACAGCCTGAAGCGATTCCGAATCCCCCCTCCCCTTTTCAAGCTGAACGGAGCGCAGCTTGGCTGCATCAACCTTCAGCCCGACGACGACAAAACAATCCGCACCTACACCGTGCTGTGGGGCCAGGCAGATTCCGTCAAGTTTGAATCGTTCGACGTAAAAATTGCCCGCGCCATTGATAGCAACGCGGCTGCGGTGGCCACCTCCTTCTCCCAAAAAACGTTTGTGATTGATTACGCCGGCGGCATCGGCGAGGAATCCGAAGGGGACAACGGTGGCGGGAAGCAGATATTCCCGACGATTCCGTTGGAGGCGGTGTTTGCCGCGGCAATGCAGGGGGAGAGCAGCGCGGTGGAAGCATTCCGGCAGCAGCTGGCCGGGAAGGCTGTGCTGGTGGGCTATGCCGACATCCGCAATTCCCAAATCACCTCCATCGTGGATCGTTTTTTTACGCCGCTGAAAAACGGAAAGAACGCGCTTCCCGATATGCACGGCGTGGGGATCCATGCCAACATCGTCAACACCATGTTGCAGGGGCGGGTTGTTGAGGTGGTTGCCCCCTACGTGAACATCATGGTGGGGATTGCAATCGCCACGGTCTTCCTGCTGCTGCGATCCCGCGTAAGCAACGTGCGCCGCCCAACGCTACGGACCATCAGCCAATACTCACTCTTCTTCCTCTTCCTGTTTTTGGCAGTCCTGCTTCCGGTGCTGGCGTTCCGCTACACCACGTACAAGTTCTCCATCTACACCCCATTCACGGCGGTGCTGCTGGCGATACCAACATTCGAGCTGCTGCAAAAAGGGATCGAGTTGTCCCGCGACATCAGCCGGCGCCGCCGCGCAAAAAAAATCCGGCTGGGATGGCTGCGCGAGCAGTTGTTCGACATCCTGCAGGCCGGCCCGGTGGAGCAACAGTACATGCAGGCGTTGCATTTCCTTCGGCTGCAATTTCATCTTGCCTGCGCCGCGCTGTTCCACGAAGCGGTTGAGCAAGGGACCATCACCTTCCCAAGCCTGACGATTGCTTCCCCCACACCGCAACGGATGTTCGCCGGAATTCGCGGGCAGCAGGCCCAGTTGCAATCGGCCGGGGCCGATGCCCGGCATGGCGCGGCGATTATTGAGATGATGGCGCATTATCCCCGCATCGTCCAGGAGCTTCGGCTTTCGCGATCGTTCTACATTGCCTTGAACGAGGTCCGCCGGCAAACCGCCGCCGGTGCTGCCACCGCCGCCGATCCAAGCGATGGATCGGTTGCCAACGCCCCCCCAACCGGAGAAGAAACCTCAGCCGCCGACTACATTGACCTTGCCTTGACGGCACTGACCGGAGAAGGAGGAAGCCGCAAAAATTTTGAGACACTCTATGCCGAGATCGAGCAGTTTGCGGCCAAAGCCGAGGTGACGTTGATGGAGGAAGCTCGCGATTATCAATCGCTGCTGGAGCATGGGCCGATTTTCTATCCCTACACCATCAGCTGCCGCTGCCGTTTGCATGGGACCGATGAACTGTTCATCTACTTCAACGAGCAGGAGGACACCAACGAGCGCGATGATTATTTCGACCTGGTGTATGGTGGGCGCACCATCCGCTGCCAACCGGCGCAACACCCCGGGCTGACGGAGGTTCGGAACTACCGCCTGCGGATTCAATCGGATGGGTGA
- a CDS encoding restriction endonuclease produces the protein MNLTVHEYQESQFTCQQISSRQGAVLWENYGTYLTVMAPSLTTNNRWVLRPQGWVGSIVVDAELCVMLQPKLPVANIFAMLEYAYRLKSFTVLEGVASLRTVEEMFQQLATIFAKRVLDRARIGLHQQYVERTEQSPYVRGRVDLPENWRGPHRHPPSSRFQERTANCEDNQIIAFTLQTLARHRLAERVASSVRTALRLFAGGITRAFFHPTDCTNRHYSRLNSDYRILHALCRFFLEHSGPTHEFGDRAMLPFLVNMGRLFELFVAEWLRCHLPEGFRLVTQERVAADVAGAFPITLDMVIYQAGSDTPVLVVDTKYKIGDRPSPEDLQQIVAYSVARGCANAVLIYPTKLRHPFNGRYGRSPVAIRTVAFTIEGDVEQGGREMLVELLRGVSTHPSD, from the coding sequence ATGAACCTTACCGTCCACGAGTATCAAGAAAGCCAATTCACCTGCCAGCAGATTAGCAGCCGGCAGGGGGCCGTTCTGTGGGAAAACTACGGAACCTATCTAACGGTCATGGCTCCCTCGCTGACCACCAACAACCGGTGGGTGCTGCGGCCACAGGGGTGGGTGGGGAGCATTGTGGTTGATGCCGAACTGTGCGTGATGTTGCAGCCGAAGTTGCCCGTTGCCAACATCTTCGCAATGCTTGAATATGCCTACCGGCTGAAAAGTTTTACGGTGCTGGAGGGGGTGGCTTCGCTCCGCACGGTGGAGGAGATGTTCCAGCAGCTTGCCACCATTTTTGCCAAGCGTGTGCTGGACCGGGCGCGGATTGGGCTGCACCAGCAATATGTTGAACGCACCGAGCAATCGCCCTACGTCCGTGGCAGGGTTGACCTTCCGGAAAACTGGCGTGGGCCGCACCGCCACCCGCCAAGCTCGCGGTTCCAGGAGCGGACCGCCAACTGCGAGGATAACCAGATTATCGCCTTCACGTTGCAAACATTGGCGCGGCATCGCTTGGCCGAGCGTGTGGCAAGCAGCGTCCGCACGGCGTTGCGCCTGTTTGCGGGGGGGATCACCCGGGCATTCTTTCACCCAACCGACTGCACCAACCGCCACTACTCCCGGCTGAACAGCGATTACCGAATCCTGCACGCGCTTTGCCGTTTTTTCTTGGAGCACTCCGGCCCAACCCATGAGTTTGGCGACCGCGCCATGCTTCCATTTCTGGTGAATATGGGCCGGCTGTTTGAGCTGTTTGTGGCCGAGTGGCTGCGCTGCCATCTTCCGGAAGGGTTCCGGCTGGTGACGCAGGAGCGCGTTGCGGCGGACGTTGCCGGGGCATTCCCCATCACCCTGGATATGGTGATCTACCAAGCCGGAAGCGACACGCCCGTGCTGGTGGTTGACACCAAGTATAAAATTGGCGACCGCCCTTCCCCCGAGGACCTTCAGCAGATTGTGGCCTACTCCGTTGCGCGGGGCTGCGCCAATGCTGTGCTGATCTATCCAACCAAACTGCGCCACCCGTTCAACGGGCGATATGGCCGAAGCCCAGTTGCTATCCGAACCGTGGCCTTCACCATCGAAGGGGACGTTGAGCAGGGGGGAAGGGAGATGCTGGTTGAGTTGCTGCGGGGCGTTTCAACTCACCCATCCGATTGA
- a CDS encoding VWA domain-containing protein: protein MLHSLYSLPFSAFLGYGMARRALLCTLVDPTLCGVVISGPVGVGKSQLLSSFSQFVLAQIDPQMPVARLPLGITHDRLIGGIDFDATIAHGTPVLQPGILPAANGGILIVDNLPLLDPATAATIGQALDSGMVNCQREGFGQFFPARFSLLATAVPSERPIQQALADKIPFLIAQERRLPAEHVGRLLRLRQEFAASPQQTTQRYSGHEQRIAEQVLNARLSWPRVRVGDLAIEQLIEAAAALQVAGQRGLIFAAKAARAHAALRQSMVVEEADVSFAIATVLAPRTQNIPDPTQPGPQQPEAEEPPIQQSGTAPTSEAAASETEAEGEGEQAEGRQDEQPTEEASTIGESQTGAEQLFDPIDFTAPIPPLLAFFQQALGLESGKRGTRKQVLRGRHVRTTEGELAGRRIDLLSTLRAAAPHQQSRRSGDGDWIRIRKGDLRIKEFSERAGTLFIFCVDSSGSMATNRIREAKGVAGRILQTAYISRDRVAMIGFRGSQAELLLPPTSSVERAKRSLDRMPTGGGTPLGSSLVMALSIAERERIRGNEQALVVILTDGRANVPLEPGSAAMIREVRRKTVQEEMQKIGEAYRRAGVRSVVIDTRERFSQNSDAVRLAEQLGGEYFFLPALPPPAQLPPR, encoded by the coding sequence TTGCTCCACTCCTTGTATTCCCTTCCATTCAGCGCGTTTCTTGGGTACGGAATGGCGCGGCGGGCATTGCTGTGCACGCTGGTGGATCCAACGCTCTGCGGGGTGGTGATCTCTGGGCCGGTGGGCGTTGGCAAATCGCAACTCCTTTCCAGTTTCAGCCAGTTTGTTCTGGCCCAGATTGATCCCCAAATGCCCGTTGCCCGCCTGCCGTTGGGCATCACCCACGACCGCCTGATTGGCGGGATTGACTTTGATGCAACAATCGCCCACGGCACGCCCGTGCTGCAACCCGGGATACTTCCGGCGGCCAATGGCGGCATACTCATCGTTGATAATCTTCCGCTTCTGGACCCCGCAACCGCCGCCACGATTGGCCAAGCGTTGGATTCCGGAATGGTGAATTGCCAGCGCGAAGGATTTGGCCAGTTCTTCCCCGCACGCTTCTCCCTGCTGGCAACCGCGGTCCCTTCCGAACGCCCAATCCAACAAGCCCTTGCCGACAAAATCCCCTTTCTTATCGCTCAAGAGCGGAGGCTTCCAGCCGAGCACGTAGGGCGATTGCTGCGGCTGCGCCAGGAGTTCGCGGCATCGCCACAGCAGACCACCCAGCGATATTCCGGGCATGAGCAACGCATTGCCGAGCAGGTGCTGAACGCCCGCCTTAGCTGGCCCCGGGTTCGAGTCGGCGATCTTGCAATCGAGCAATTGATAGAAGCGGCGGCGGCGTTGCAGGTGGCCGGCCAGCGGGGGCTGATCTTTGCGGCAAAAGCTGCGCGGGCGCACGCGGCACTTCGCCAATCCATGGTGGTTGAGGAAGCCGATGTGAGCTTTGCAATCGCCACGGTGCTTGCTCCGCGCACCCAAAACATCCCGGACCCAACCCAGCCCGGCCCCCAGCAACCGGAAGCGGAGGAGCCACCAATCCAGCAAAGCGGAACCGCGCCAACCAGCGAAGCTGCGGCCAGCGAAACCGAGGCCGAAGGGGAAGGCGAGCAAGCCGAAGGGAGGCAAGATGAGCAACCAACCGAGGAGGCAAGCACGATCGGCGAATCGCAAACCGGGGCCGAGCAGCTGTTCGACCCGATTGATTTCACCGCGCCGATACCGCCACTGCTGGCGTTTTTCCAGCAGGCCCTGGGGCTGGAATCGGGGAAGCGGGGGACGCGCAAACAGGTGCTGCGTGGGCGGCACGTCCGCACAACCGAGGGGGAGCTTGCCGGAAGGCGGATTGACCTTCTATCAACCCTTCGCGCAGCGGCCCCGCACCAGCAATCCAGAAGGAGCGGGGATGGAGATTGGATACGAATCCGAAAGGGCGACCTGCGAATCAAGGAGTTCTCCGAGCGTGCCGGAACGCTGTTCATTTTCTGCGTTGACAGCAGCGGATCCATGGCAACCAACCGAATCCGCGAGGCAAAAGGGGTGGCAGGAAGAATTTTGCAAACCGCCTACATCAGCCGCGACCGCGTGGCGATGATTGGATTCCGGGGAAGCCAGGCCGAGCTTCTGCTCCCCCCAACAAGCTCCGTCGAGCGGGCAAAGCGTTCGCTGGACCGGATGCCAACCGGCGGCGGAACTCCGTTGGGTTCATCGCTGGTGATGGCCCTTTCGATTGCCGAGCGGGAGCGGATTCGGGGGAACGAGCAAGCATTGGTGGTGATCCTAACCGACGGGCGCGCCAACGTCCCGCTGGAGCCAGGATCCGCAGCAATGATCCGCGAAGTGCGCCGCAAAACGGTGCAGGAGGAGATGCAAAAAATTGGGGAAGCGTATCGCCGCGCGGGGGTGCGTTCGGTGGTGATTGACACCCGCGAACGATTCAGCCAGAACTCCGACGCGGTTCGATTGGCCGAGCAGCTTGGCGGGGAATACTTTTTTCTTCCGGCATTGCCCCCGCCAGCTCAACTTCCGCCACGTTGA
- a CDS encoding choice-of-anchor D domain-containing protein: MTMPNIIGRNFLLRSLMALPIFLLLALMGPATGVAQLTIFPERLDFTDCIEAGKDTITKTVLLSNRSLTDSIRIDGIFTEKQGNFRAFQSVRSFGPGTSTEIEVKFTPRFPGKYVDKLTIQWSVRGVEQRRFEVQLVGQAQFGPWMEPYPRVQGSPGPPRATLDTVALADTSFRQLVLRNTSNCFPFTINQMEIEGDNASEFFLARAGVIPRTIPPNGFDTILIGVVPKSINGDPPSRILRTHLTFNKGDKWRRGEVLIDVVVVRTKYVIRPEAVDFRDVSVGAISPEQEVAIAVLGSSDKDFTSIEMIGNNAADFRFVAPPLPFRLNRGMDQARVIRVECAPTATGARYALLRLTTADGDRITIPLQANGKDDGFAIRPLLVDAGLVTVGDSITLADTILISKLQPPPASIVRVRIDGPDSAMFAVIGNLPADFTLLNPTHRFGVKFAPTRPGDCFARAHFLLPNNNRIRVELRGKGAAANHSIVWVPTTTDYGNVRVDSSLTIRVGLVNRGNTQEKITTVEMEGAAPSDFTILPLNLPATLHPVADTLWADVRFTPSAGGLRTASIRATAESGATAVQPIQGTGEVRDLTVSPSIIDFGEITNGSSITAANTIILTNTGSATIAVTEATIEGDTAGVFTLQGATDVKLTQGSQTTYSLTFAPNSVGSFSAGVVITLSEGDPIRIPIAGRSVPRPAQLQLINAPAEFGAVQIATNSQPVRIGITNVGEATETINSVAFAQNPDNVFAAQLPAAAQQLRGMAADTLWISTTFAPVAAQAYQGELLVDGVAGTTRIQLRGEGTTSGIGADPIRLELGTVMQGTPLAANNALAVKNRTTNATEVLRFRWIGGDSTAFTVAGNFPATVAPSGTEFYSVTFLPEAIRGYQAEGLFLLKNGGSIPVTITGSGGVPPVIYLDSAYRKVNERFDLRLYTSAFPGTAAASGGFAARIRFNPTALLLHEVTGRGISWKRLSAGVVEITSTDPSALANVELARLTMEGLVTGKPENEIAVEECTLLASGATLTTMPGKVFLDGCQIDQAGLFGRPAAIKELFPSPLSSEATLRFTAPKGTQPVAVILDPTGREVGTLPLPEGTGEEMETTLTFSTVGSGFYFLELRLGTQRSVVPVMISR; this comes from the coding sequence ATGACCATGCCAAACATCATCGGGCGGAACTTCCTTCTGCGGAGCTTGATGGCTCTGCCGATCTTTCTCCTTTTGGCCCTGATGGGGCCGGCAACCGGCGTTGCCCAGCTTACCATCTTCCCCGAACGCTTGGACTTCACCGATTGCATCGAAGCAGGGAAAGACACCATCACCAAAACCGTGCTTCTCTCCAACCGGTCACTGACCGACTCAATCCGCATTGATGGAATCTTCACCGAGAAGCAAGGGAACTTCCGCGCCTTCCAAAGCGTCCGCAGCTTTGGCCCGGGAACATCAACCGAGATTGAGGTGAAATTCACCCCACGATTCCCCGGGAAGTATGTTGATAAACTCACTATCCAATGGTCGGTTCGCGGGGTGGAGCAACGGAGGTTCGAGGTTCAGCTGGTGGGCCAAGCGCAATTTGGTCCTTGGATGGAGCCGTACCCCAGGGTGCAGGGCAGCCCCGGACCGCCCAGGGCAACGCTGGATACGGTGGCACTGGCGGACACCAGCTTCCGGCAACTGGTGCTGCGGAACACCTCCAACTGCTTTCCCTTTACGATCAACCAAATGGAGATTGAGGGGGACAACGCCAGCGAATTTTTCCTTGCCCGCGCCGGCGTAATCCCCCGCACGATTCCCCCCAATGGCTTCGACACTATCCTGATTGGCGTTGTCCCCAAAAGTATTAATGGCGACCCTCCAAGCAGGATTCTTCGGACCCATCTCACGTTCAACAAAGGGGACAAGTGGCGAAGGGGTGAGGTCCTGATTGATGTTGTGGTTGTGCGAACCAAATACGTGATCCGCCCCGAGGCCGTTGACTTCCGTGATGTTTCGGTTGGAGCAATCAGCCCCGAGCAGGAAGTTGCCATTGCGGTGCTTGGTTCCAGCGATAAAGACTTCACCAGCATCGAAATGATTGGGAACAACGCTGCAGATTTCCGGTTCGTTGCTCCCCCGCTCCCCTTTCGTTTGAACCGGGGAATGGACCAAGCCCGCGTGATTCGGGTGGAGTGCGCGCCAACCGCTACGGGGGCACGGTACGCGCTGCTTCGGCTAACAACCGCCGATGGCGACCGGATCACCATCCCGCTTCAAGCCAATGGCAAGGATGATGGTTTTGCGATCCGCCCACTTCTGGTTGATGCCGGATTGGTGACCGTTGGCGACTCGATTACCCTTGCCGACACGATCCTTATCAGCAAGCTGCAACCACCGCCGGCAAGCATTGTGCGGGTCCGGATTGATGGCCCCGATTCGGCAATGTTTGCGGTGATTGGCAATCTTCCCGCCGACTTCACACTGCTGAACCCAACCCACCGCTTCGGCGTGAAATTTGCGCCAACCCGCCCGGGCGATTGCTTTGCGCGGGCGCACTTCCTCCTTCCCAACAACAACCGCATCCGTGTGGAGCTTCGGGGGAAAGGGGCGGCGGCAAACCACTCGATTGTTTGGGTCCCAACCACCACCGATTACGGCAACGTTCGCGTGGATTCCTCGCTGACAATCCGCGTTGGGTTGGTGAACCGCGGGAACACACAGGAGAAGATCACAACAGTGGAAATGGAGGGAGCCGCACCCAGCGATTTCACCATCCTTCCGCTGAACCTTCCAGCAACGTTGCACCCCGTGGCCGACACCCTTTGGGCTGATGTCCGGTTCACTCCATCGGCTGGGGGATTGCGCACGGCAAGCATCAGGGCAACGGCAGAGTCGGGGGCAACGGCTGTGCAGCCAATTCAGGGAACCGGTGAGGTCCGTGACCTAACCGTCAGCCCCTCCATCATTGACTTTGGGGAGATCACCAACGGAAGCTCCATCACTGCCGCCAACACCATCATCCTGACCAACACCGGAAGCGCGACGATTGCCGTCACCGAAGCAACGATTGAAGGGGACACTGCCGGCGTGTTCACCCTGCAAGGCGCGACCGATGTGAAACTGACGCAAGGGAGCCAAACCACCTACAGCCTGACGTTCGCGCCGAACAGCGTTGGGAGTTTTTCCGCTGGTGTTGTGATCACCCTTTCCGAGGGGGATCCGATTCGGATTCCGATTGCCGGGCGTTCGGTTCCCCGCCCGGCGCAGCTTCAGCTTATTAACGCCCCGGCGGAGTTCGGCGCGGTGCAGATTGCCACCAACAGCCAGCCGGTTCGGATTGGAATCACGAACGTGGGGGAAGCAACGGAAACGATCAACTCCGTTGCGTTCGCCCAAAATCCCGACAACGTTTTTGCGGCCCAGCTTCCGGCGGCAGCCCAGCAACTGCGCGGAATGGCCGCCGACACACTCTGGATTTCCACAACGTTCGCCCCCGTGGCGGCCCAAGCGTATCAGGGTGAGTTGCTGGTGGATGGAGTTGCCGGAACAACCCGCATCCAGCTGCGTGGCGAAGGAACCACAAGCGGCATCGGTGCGGACCCCATCCGGCTTGAGCTTGGCACGGTGATGCAAGGGACACCGCTGGCGGCCAACAACGCGCTGGCGGTCAAGAACCGAACCACCAACGCCACGGAAGTGCTCCGCTTCCGTTGGATTGGGGGGGATAGCACGGCGTTCACAGTGGCGGGGAATTTTCCGGCAACGGTCGCACCGTCGGGAACGGAATTCTACTCCGTCACCTTCCTCCCGGAAGCAATCCGGGGCTACCAGGCCGAAGGGTTGTTCTTGCTGAAGAATGGCGGAAGCATTCCGGTGACGATCACCGGAAGCGGTGGCGTGCCCCCCGTGATCTATCTGGACAGCGCGTACCGGAAGGTGAACGAACGGTTCGATCTCCGGCTGTACACCTCCGCCTTCCCCGGCACGGCGGCCGCTTCCGGGGGATTCGCTGCGCGCATCCGATTCAATCCCACGGCATTGCTTCTGCACGAGGTCACCGGGCGGGGCATTTCATGGAAACGGCTTTCGGCAGGGGTGGTGGAAATCACCTCCACCGATCCTTCCGCACTTGCCAATGTTGAGCTTGCGCGGCTGACGATGGAGGGCTTGGTGACAGGGAAACCGGAGAATGAAATTGCGGTTGAAGAATGCACCCTGCTGGCATCGGGCGCGACGCTGACCACCATGCCCGGGAAAGTTTTTCTTGATGGATGCCAGATTGACCAAGCCGGGCTGTTCGGAAGGCCCGCGGCAATCAAAGAATTGTTCCCCTCCCCCCTTTCCAGCGAAGCAACCTTGCGTTTTACCGCGCCGAAAGGAACCCAGCCCGTGGCCGTGATCCTTGACCCCACCGGGCGCGAGGTGGGAACCTTGCCGCTGCCGGAAGGAACCGGAGAAGAAATGGAAACCACACTCACATTCAGCACCGTTGGTTCCGGTTTCTACTTCCTTGAGCTTCGGCTGGGAACGCAGCGGAGCGTGGTTCCGGTGATGATTTCCAGATAA
- a CDS encoding PIG-L family deacetylase — MNRYKLALLFLLLALLFPIGIPAQTDTAVKVLLVNAHPDDESGCAATVYKITHDLKGVVDLAVITNGEAGYKYSTLAESIYGMELTEEAVGREFLPTIRKRELMNGGKWVGIRNYYFMEQKDTRYSTDPSEVMNTGVWNLAQVKQRLTEIILRERYDYIFCLLPTDGTHGHHKSATILALQTVQELPAEQRPVVLGVSDSTKGDTAATRFSMLAKYPETKISSGKPSFFFDRTVKFGFKNALDYKIVVNWLIAEHKSQGTMQTGMSRGDIEQFWFFDINDPAKMEETKQMFERLKPIPFPKKEYK; from the coding sequence ATGAACCGGTATAAACTCGCCTTGCTATTTCTGCTGCTTGCACTCCTTTTTCCCATCGGGATTCCGGCACAGACCGACACCGCCGTAAAAGTGCTGCTTGTGAACGCCCATCCCGACGATGAATCTGGATGCGCCGCCACCGTGTATAAAATCACTCACGACCTGAAAGGAGTTGTGGACCTTGCCGTGATAACCAACGGCGAAGCAGGCTACAAATACTCAACCCTTGCCGAATCAATTTATGGGATGGAGTTGACGGAGGAGGCCGTTGGTCGGGAATTTTTGCCGACAATTCGGAAACGCGAACTGATGAACGGCGGCAAGTGGGTCGGCATCCGTAATTATTATTTTATGGAGCAGAAGGACACCCGCTATTCAACCGACCCGTCGGAGGTAATGAATACTGGAGTGTGGAACCTTGCGCAAGTAAAACAGCGATTAACGGAAATCATTCTTCGCGAACGGTACGATTATATTTTTTGCTTGCTTCCAACCGATGGAACACATGGCCACCATAAATCAGCAACAATTTTGGCATTGCAGACAGTCCAAGAATTGCCAGCGGAACAACGCCCGGTGGTGCTTGGCGTTTCCGACTCGACAAAAGGGGACACCGCTGCAACCCGATTTTCCATGCTGGCAAAATACCCCGAAACAAAAATCAGCAGTGGCAAGCCAAGTTTCTTTTTTGATAGAACCGTGAAGTTCGGATTTAAAAACGCGCTGGATTATAAAATCGTTGTGAATTGGCTGATTGCCGAACATAAATCACAAGGAACCATGCAAACCGGAATGAGCAGGGGAGACATTGAGCAATTCTGGTTTTTCGACATCAACGATCCAGCAAAAATGGAGGAAACAAAGCAGATGTTTGAGCGATTGAAGCCAATCCCTTTCCCGAAAAAAGAATACAAGTAA
- the ribD gene encoding bifunctional diaminohydroxyphosphoribosylaminopyrimidine deaminase/5-amino-6-(5-phosphoribosylamino)uracil reductase RibD: MQHTMIDIEERDDTMMRRALTIATRGQGLVSPNPMVGAVIADANGRIVAEGAHEQYGGPHAEVVVLRNVPEGTDLSSATLYVTLEPCNHHGKTPPCTEAIIASGIRRVVVAMRDPNPIVSGQGNKRLREAGIEVVVGVHEADAKRLNEAYIHFIKTGSPFITLKVAQTLDGFIALPNGESQWITGLLAREHTHRLRAMNDAVMIGAGTALHDNPSLTVRFDIAGRNPKRVVLDENLHLPDTLQMFTDEFRTNTIVFTDLDHLETDKARLLQATGVTVYGANRTTKGLHLNEVFATLGDHGIASVMVEGGAQLAESLMREGLVHKLNLFIAPKMFGHGISPFRGLAVEHVDQAYHFTIYKTEMIGEDMMLTAYLK, from the coding sequence ATGCAACACACCATGATTGACATAGAAGAACGCGACGACACCATGATGCGGCGGGCATTGACCATCGCCACCCGGGGGCAAGGCCTTGTTAGCCCAAACCCAATGGTGGGCGCGGTGATTGCCGACGCAAACGGAAGAATCGTTGCCGAAGGCGCGCACGAACAGTACGGCGGCCCGCACGCCGAGGTAGTGGTTCTGCGCAACGTCCCGGAAGGGACCGACCTTAGCAGCGCCACCCTGTACGTAACGCTGGAACCATGCAACCACCACGGCAAAACCCCACCTTGCACCGAAGCGATTATCGCCTCGGGAATCCGCAGGGTTGTGGTGGCCATGCGCGACCCGAACCCGATTGTCAGCGGGCAAGGGAACAAGCGACTGCGCGAAGCAGGGATTGAGGTTGTGGTGGGCGTTCACGAGGCCGACGCAAAGCGGCTGAACGAAGCCTACATCCATTTCATAAAAACGGGAAGCCCGTTCATCACCCTGAAAGTTGCGCAGACGTTGGATGGATTTATCGCGCTCCCCAACGGCGAATCGCAGTGGATCACCGGGCTGCTGGCACGCGAACACACCCACCGGCTTCGCGCCATGAACGATGCGGTGATGATTGGCGCAGGAACCGCACTGCACGACAACCCCTCGCTGACCGTTCGCTTCGACATCGCCGGGCGCAACCCCAAACGCGTGGTGTTGGATGAGAACCTTCACCTTCCCGACACCTTGCAGATGTTCACCGACGAGTTCCGCACGAACACCATCGTCTTCACCGACCTTGACCATCTGGAAACCGACAAAGCACGGCTGCTGCAAGCCACCGGCGTGACGGTGTATGGGGCGAACCGAACCACAAAGGGATTGCATCTGAACGAGGTCTTTGCCACGCTTGGCGACCACGGAATCGCCTCGGTGATGGTGGAAGGGGGCGCACAGCTTGCCGAATCCTTGATGCGAGAAGGGTTGGTCCATAAGCTGAACTTGTTTATCGCGCCAAAAATGTTTGGGCATGGGATCAGCCCGTTCCGTGGGCTTGCGGTGGAGCACGTGGACCAAGCCTATCACTTCACCATCTACAAAACGGAGATGATTGGCGAGGATATGATGCTGACGGCATATCTGAAGTAA